Genomic segment of Glutamicibacter sp. JL.03c:
GTTCCTGCGCCTGCCAGAATACACAATGGACCGCTGAGCGTTTCAGCTGCCTGCCGTTGTTCAGCGTCCAGTCCCCCCAGCAGATCCTGTACTGGTGGAGCGTCGTGTTCTGTCACTTGTTCAGGGCCTCCGGAAGGGATTCTCCGTACCAACTACGGATTAATGCGTGCGCAATTGAAACGCCACGCGGTATGTCAATTGTTCCCGATTCCAAGGCAACACGCAGTTCCTCTCGGCTGAACCAGCGTAGGTCCTTGATTTCAGCGCCGTCAGGAACCAGTTCTTCGCTCATGGCTTCGGCGGCGAAACCGAGCATTAATGAACGGGGCAACGGCCATGGCTGCGAGCCACGGTATGCCACCTCGCCAACGTGGACGCCTGATTCTTCGAACACTTCCCTGCGAACCGCTGATTCCAGCGATTCACCTGCCTCAACGAAACCGGCCAAGACTGAATACATATGCGTTCTGAATGTGGCATTGGCACCGAGAAGGATTCGATCCTGATGGTCAATGACGGAGGCGATAATGGCCGGGTCGGTGCGTGGAAAGAGTTCGTGGTCGTTCATTACGCAGCGTTGGCCCCAGCCAAAGGTCGACGAACGCACTTCCGAACCGCATTGCGGGCAAAAGCGCTCAGCGCTGATCCAGTTCGAGATGGCTTGGGCCTCGACCAGCAACTCGGCTTGAAGCTGCGGCAAGACAGTGAAG
This window contains:
- the nudC gene encoding NAD(+) diphosphatase, encoding MALAENYQTPLKGLPFAQSLIERPLTERPNPELLSEKLALRTTKVMLISEQGAASTGTELFFISGPDYVLTESERQVYLGTAESTDFVLAIVEAESFAHLAIERWISLREAFTVLPQLQAELLVEAQAISNWISAERFCPQCGSEVRSSTFGWGQRCVMNDHELFPRTDPAIIASVIDHQDRILLGANATFRTHMYSVLAGFVEAGESLESAVRREVFEESGVHVGEVAYRGSQPWPLPRSLMLGFAAEAMSEELVPDGAEIKDLRWFSREELRVALESGTIDIPRGVSIAHALIRSWYGESLPEALNK